A single genomic interval of Heliangelus exortis chromosome 20, bHelExo1.hap1, whole genome shotgun sequence harbors:
- the RNF222 gene encoding RING finger protein 222, translated as MSETSSNKEGPPAECPVCYEKFPPLEATHRRLSCGHTFCHDCLVKCLLSTKLHGQVQNSIICPVCRYVTFLSKKKALWPPKASTDPRTLEMPLSPSSLSQLTKTEASNALVVPSHFVMPIQGSERCCSTGSSPVGWQGELVREAHIFVISDRGMPLVDTDCRSLGRRSGSETRSSVSLSSSMALGVKCCQSPIALAVFLILTLAMLAAVLPWLLLVKRDS; from the coding sequence atgtCTGAGACCTCGTCCAACAAGGAGGGTCCCCCGGCCGAGTGTCCCGTGTGCTATGAGAAGTTTCCCCCCCTGGAGGCCACGCACCGCAGGCTCAGCTGTGGACACACCTTCTGCCACGACTGCCTGGTGAAATGTTTGCTCTCCACCAAGCTCCACGGCCAAGTCCAGAACAGCATCATCTGCCCTGTCTGTCGCTACGTGACTTTCCTCAGCAAGAAGAAGGCTTTGTGGCCACCCAAGGCAAGCACCGACCCCCGGACTCTAGAGATGCCACTGTCACCTTCCTCCTTGTCCCAGCTGACCAAAACGGAGGCCAGCAATGCCTTGGTGGTGCCCAGTCATTTTGTGATGCCCATACAGGGCTCggagaggtgctgcagcacGGGGAGCAGCCCCgtgggctggcagggagagcTGGTGAGGGAAGCCCACATCTTTGTCATCAGTGACCGTGGGATGCCACTGGTGGACACGGACTGCAGGTCCCTGGGGAGGAGAAGCGGGTCGGAAACACGGAGCTCCGTGTCCTTGTCATCCAGCATGGCCCTGGGGGTGAAGTGCTGCCAGTCACCCATCGCCCTGGCTGTCTTCCTCATCCTGACCCTGGCCATGCTGGCAGCCGTGCTCccgtggctgctgctggtgaagAGGGACTCGTAG